A window of Neosynechococcus sphagnicola sy1 genomic DNA:
TATCGGGGGAAATTTGGTGGGCGAATTTACCTGATCCAGTAGGTTCAGAGCCTGGATACCGCGTCCCGTTTTAGTCGTTCAAGATGATACCTTTACTCTAAAGCCGTATCAATACAGTCATCGTTGTCATTATCACTTCAAATATTCAGTTGGCAGAAGCTCCAGGCAATGTATTGTTACCGCAAGGAGCAACAGGCTTGTCTAGAGATTCAGTCGCTAATGTATCTCAAATTCTCACAGTCGATAAAACATTCTTGGTTGAATGTATTGGTTCCCTACCAAGCGGCTTGCAGGAGGAGATAGATGATGGACTACGAACAATCTTGTATCTGTAGCAACGCCAGCTAACAAGTCGCTGCACCGGAACGCTGCAAGTTGGTCGGTTGAGTATTCAAGGCCATCTGCGTCCGGTGAGCGGGAACGTTAGTCTGCTCAAGCATCAGTTGAGACTGTACCTTGAAGGACATCTGTTGGAATGCAAAATTCGGTAAGGCCAATCCAACCAAGCTATGACTTGAGCCAGAGGATAAGAGGATGTTTTAAAAGGGTAGGCTTTAGCCTCAAATACAACTCAGAGGCGCGATCGCAAACCCTGGAACCCTGATTCTCTCGTATTAGCTTCTAGGTAGCTAGGGTGGTGAAACACACCCTGAAAGACTTTTAAAACATCCTCTAAGATACAAAGACTTTTGAATAAAGTTATCCTTGAAAAAGAGTTTTGTCCCCTTGCTGTTCAACATGTCAGAGCAGGTATACGGTTGGAAACGGTTTTGGTGCCCTCGGTCAGGCAGCATAAATCTAGCTGATGGGGGGTACCTGTACGATCCAGAGGGAGAATGGGGAAAGGCATATAACCCGGATTTAGTAATTTTTGAGACTATCTCTCACCTGCCATGCTTGGCACTCTTAGGTGAATCGGGAATTGGCAAAACCCAGGCTCTAGAGATGGAGCGGAGTAAAATTGTTAGCAAAATTCAAGAACAAGGCGATCAGGTACTCTTTCTAGATCTGCGATCGTATGGAAGTGAAGACAGATTAGTTCTCAGCCTATTTGACAGCCCAGTATTTAAAGAATGGCAGACTGGCACTCACCGATTACACATTTTCTTGGATAGCTTCGATGAATGCTTGCTACGAGTAGATACATTGGCAACACTTTTAGTCGATGAATTTAAACGCTACCACAATGAAGTTCACCGTTTGTGTTTACGTATCGCTTGTCGAACGGCTGTGTGGCCAGCAGTTCTGGAAGAAGGATTAAAAGAAATTTGGGGTGAAAATTCTGTGGGAGTCTATGAACTTGCTCCGCTTCGGCGTATAGACGTTATCGAAGCCGCCAAAGCAGAGAGATGTTCTCCTGATGACTTTCTAAAGGAAGTTAACCAGAAGAATATTGTACCGCTGGCGATAAAACCAATCACTTTGAGATTTTTGCTGAATACTTACCATCGTCACGGTGGTCGATTCCCTCCTAATCAGAGGCTTCATGAGCTCTATCTTGAGGGGTGCAAGCTTCTCTGTGAGGTAATTAGTGAAAGCCGTCGGGCTTCAAACCAGAGGGGCAATCTCGATGTTGACCAACGTCTCATTGTTGCTGCCCGAATTGCGGCTATCACAATCTTTGCTAACCGTTTTGCTGTATGGACTGGAGTTGATCAGGGGAATGTACCCATCGAAGATGCCCTGCTTCAAAATTTATGTCACGGTTATGAAACTGCTAATGGAAGAGAATTTGAGATTACCAGAGTAGTCATCGAAGAAGTTTTAGATACTGGTTTGTTTTCATCTCGCGGGTTACATCGGATGGGATGGGCGCACCAAACCTATGCTGAGTTTTTAGCTGCCTGGTATTTGGTGCAACATGAAATGCCTCTAGCTCAGATAACAGGATTAATCTTTTCATCTGAAGAACCAGATTGTAAGTTAATTCCTCAGCTTCATGAAACCGCTGCATGGATAGCCAGCATGAGGATGGATGTGTGTCAGGAGATTATTGAGACGGATCCAGATGTGCTGTTACGCAGTGATATTCCTACAGATTCAGATCTCCGAGAAGCGATAGTAACCAACTTATTGATGCAATATGAACAGGAAAAGTTGTATGACTACGAGAGAAACCAGTACCGCAATTATGGAAAACTGAAGCATCCAGGTTTAGCTGCTCAATTACGTACATATCTTCAAGACCCTACTAAGCAGATTAATGCAAGAGATACAGCGATCGACATTGCTGAAGTCTGCGAAGTTTCTGAGCTTCAAGAAGAGCTAGTGAACCTTGCTCTTGATTCATCGCAATCAATTTACTTGAGAGTAAGCGCAGCTAAGGCTCTTTGCTCAATCGGTGATGCAGGTACAAGATTAAGACTGAAGCCTCTAGCTATTGAGCAGCTTCCAGAAGATGAAGATGATCGGCTAAAAGGTTACGCATTACGGGCACTCTGGTCAGATCTTCTCACAGCAGAGGAGTTATTCAGTGTTCTTACCCGACCAAAAAAGAGAAATTTTCTTGGATCTTACCAGATATTTATCGATCTTGAGTTAGTACCAAGACTTCAGCCAGATGATTTTGTAGTTGCCCTTAACTGGCTTGGAAATCAAGGTATTAGGTGCTTTGGATATCTCTTTGAAAAGCTTGGGAATGCCATTCTCTTAAAGGCATGGGAAAATCTTGAGCTGCCTGGAATAGCAGAAAATTTTACTAGAGTAGCTCTAGTACAGTGGAAAGAGCATCAGAGAATCATTACTGATGATGACAAGCTACAACAACAATTTGCATCATCACTTCTGAACGATAGCGAAAAACGACATACACTAATCGAACAAGCAGTTTTAATCATTTCAGAAACTGAAGAAGATCCATATTTTCTTTTAAGTTCTTTGACCGAAAATATTCTCATTTCAGAAGATATTTTTTGGATGCTTGAAAAGCTTCAGAATTCTAATTTTGAAAAGGCTGAAAAGATCTGGTCTCAACTTCTTAAGTGGAGCTTTAACCGTCAAGATGTAAATCAAATAGATGCAATTGTTGTAGCTACTCAAACCAATAATAGTTTGCAAGAAGTTTTTGCATCTTACTTTGCGCCTATTGAGCTAAATTCAATTCAAGCTGAAAAACTGAGATCTGATTATCTCAGAATGCAAGAAAGGCAACATCGTAGGCAAAACCCTCCCTTGCTAGATCCACCGCCCAGAGAACGAGTCCTCCAACTTTTAGAGAAGTTAGAATCTGGAGATTTATCTGCTTGGTGGCAACTTAATAGGGAAATGACTTTAAAACCTGATAGTCGGCGTTACATTAATGAGCTTGAGTTAGGTTTGACTAAACTCAATGGATGGATGGAAGCTGACGAAGTAACTCAAAAAAGAATTATTGAAGGTGCAAAGAAATATATTCATCAGTACACTGACGTAGCTTACGATTGGATAGGCACAAACACATATAACCGACCAGTACTAGCAGGTTGTAGAGCTTTTCAATTACTTCTGAAGGAAAGTCCAAACTTTTTAGATAACCTCTCATCTGAAATATGGAAAAAGTGGGCACCTGTTATTATCGCTGCTCCCAGTAGTAATCAACATGAAGACCTCTATCTAGAAATAGTCAAATGCGCTTATGTAAATGCTCCCCAAGAATCTATCAATACATTGATAACGCTCATTGACAAAGAGAATCAGGAACATGACTATATATTTGTAATTAGTCGCTTTGATAAGTGTTGGGATGAACGATTGAAGTTAGCTTTGCTAGAAAAGGCTAAAGATCCTACACTGAAACCAAAATGTATTGGGCAACTACTCGAAGAGCTTCTAAAGCAAGGGTTAACTGAAGCTAGAGATTTTGCGAAGTCTCTAATTTCTTTTCCACTACCATTAGCTGAGAATGAGCGGGAAAAAGCTCTGATTGCGGCTAGAGTGCTGGTTGAAAATTCAGATCCATCTAGCTGGTCATTCATCTGGGTATTCATCCAGCGAGATTCATCGTTTGGACGGGAAGTTTTTGAATTAGTTGCCTATCATTACTCGCACGGAATTCAATTAAATTTAACTGAAACACAATTGGCTGACTTATATATTTGGCTAGTGCATGAATATCCTTACGATGAAGATCCTGATCATAGCAATGAGGTGATGGCGTACTCTGTGACAGCTAGAGACGGTATTGTGGATCTGAGAGGTGGTGTTTTATCGAAACTAAAAGAACGAGGAACTCTTCAAGCATGTGCTGAAGTTCAACGCCTTATTCAGGAACTGCCTAGCATAACTTGGCTCACAAAAACGTTGATCGATGCCCAAGTAAATATGCGGCGTAAAACCTGGCAACCGCCTCAACCAGAGCAGATCCTTCAACTTGTCAGTAGTCAGCTAAATGATCAAAATATGAACATTCAAACAGGAGTTCTGATTATGCAAGGAAATCTCAATTTTGGTGGATCTGTAGGTGCAGTTAATGTCAACAGCACTGTGCATGGAGATCAAATTGGTACACAACACAGTTATGCTTCAGAGCAAAATTTGGTAGAAGCTTTTTATGAAATTAAGCAGATTTTCAATCGACTTACTCAGACTTATCCGGCATCAACTGAATCTGAGCAGCAAATTGTTGTGGCAGAAGCAGTGAAGGAGGTGAAGCAAAATCCAACTTTGCTGAAGCGAGTGAAAGTTGGGGGGCAGGCATTTATCTTTGAAGCTGTTCAAAAAGCTTCAGATCAGTGGTGGGTTAGCCCATTTGTGAAAGCGATCGAAGTTGGAATTAAGGGAGAGTAAAAAGTTGTATCTGATGATGACTGGAGATAAATGATGCAAATTACGATTGACCTACCGCCAGATCTTGAACAAGATCTGATTCGTCAAGCAGCGCAATCAAATATTCCGCTTCAAACCTTAATTCTGCAAGTCTTACGTCAAATGACTCAAATTCCCCGTATTTCCACTTCTTGGTGGTCGGAGGTTATATTGTCCTATGAAGGAATCCCTGACTTCCCTCCGTTTGAGTCCTATCGTGACGAACTCCTTCCACCCCCTGAGCCAGAGCTATTCTGATGCAATATTTACTCGATACTTGCGTCATCAGCGACTTCATCAAGGGTGAAGCTGGCACTAAAATCAGGCTCAAACAAACCCCACCTGTTGATATTGCTGTCTCGGCAATTACGGTCATGGAGTTACGCTACGGATTGGCACTCAATCCTCAACGTGCCCAGAAGGTTGAACCAGCGATCTCTAGCTTTCTGTCTTCTGTAACAATTCTCCCTTTCAGCACCGTAGAAGCAGAACAAGCGGCGCAAATTCGTGCTGTCCTTAAATCTCAAGGGCAGCCAATTGGTGCTTACGATGTCTTGATTGCGGCTACTGCGCTACAACATAACCTTCTCATGATCACAGCAAATCAAAGAGAATTCGATCGAGTTCCTGGTCTACAGACCGAGAACTGGCGACAGCCCTAGAAAACTGGGCGAAGCGATCGCAGACTAACAACGCGATGGAGCGGACGGAGCGAGAGATCAAGGTAGTGTGGCAGAAGTTACTAGCCGCCGCTCATTTTAGCCGTTAGGCCTCAGCCTCAGATTCACCATTCTTAAGTTTGGAGAGGTCATGCCCTTCCTTGAGTCACTTCACTCTGCAGTTCAGTCCCATACTGGCCAGTTTTCGTGCAGCGAAATCAATAGGGAGGAGAACACCAAGGTTGTTCACTTCCGCCATGTTGGTCTCCCTCCAGACGCCGGCCTAGTGATACCCAAAATTCAAGGCCTTGAGGAGTTCTACGGAACCTATTCCCAACTTACCTTGTACTTTGAGGAGGAAAGCGGAGACGCAGCCTACTTCATTGCCAGCCCGTCGCAATGGGAGGAACTAAATAGCGACTTTAGGCCTTGGCTCGACGTGATCGATGAAGAAGAGGTAGATGAGTTCTTGCCCAATTGGATCAACGACTGCATTGTGATTGGAGAGATACCGCGGAGCGGCAACTACCTACTGGTTCCGACAGTTGGCTCGGATGCGGGAAAGGTCTTCGAGTTCGAGCACGACGGCTTCGAATTCCTTGAGCTGGGACTCAGTCTTCCGGACTTCGTCGCAAGAACGTTAGACCTTGACTCTGGTCGACTTACCGCGATCGCGAGCCATATACGGTTCATAACGCCAACCGAGAATCGTCAGTGGTGGATCGAAGAGTTGCGAGACAACCGTGGCAACGTCATCTGCAGTGAGGCCTAACCCCTCGCTCCGCTTACCTCGAACGTTAGCCCTCTGAGTTATCTGTGGGACGTAGATGGAAAGCTATCTCTAGGTTTGCGAGGTAAGAGGATGTTTTAAAAGGGTAGGCTTTAGCCTCAAATACAACTCAGAGGCGCGATCGCAAACCCTGGAACCCTGATTCTCTCGTATTAGCTTCTAGGTAGCTAGGGTGGTGAAACACACCCTGAAAGACTTTTAAAACATCCTCTAAGTGATTCACAAGCCTTGGTTCAGAACACGATCGGAATATCTATTGATGGGGTGAGGTTGTAAAAAATATATCCAGGTAGAATTTGCCTATGAAAAATCGAAGTAGATCCGGCTTTCGGACGCGCCTGTTAGGTAGTGGTCTGTCGAGATTTCTTTGATGGGGTGAAAACCCTCATAAAATACTCCTCCATCGCTAGACCTACCTCTGGCCGTTGCAGCTAAATCCCTGAAACCCGGATGATTTTGAGAATCTTAGTGTATAGTCTTTTCGGAACGTAAATACACCGATAGAGTTCCTACAAAATAAAATCTGATGTTCAATATTTTTCTGCCATTGCTGCTGATTGGTCTGGTAGCTGGGATAGCTGGGGGTATGTTTGGGATTGGTGGTGGGGCGATCATGGTGCCCGCGATGGTGCTGCTAATGGGGATGGATCAAAAACTAGCGACGGGGACTTCTCTCGCCGCGCAAATTTTGCCCATTGGCCTCTTGGGAGCGGTGGTCTACTATCGGGAAAATCATCTTAATCTTCGCGATGCTCTGTTGATTGCGGTTGGGTTGTTAGTGGGTAACTACTTCGGAGCTTTGTTTGCGAATCAAACCTTTATCACCAGTGAACTGTTGAAAAAGCTCTACGGATTTTTCCTCCTAGCAATTGGACTACGATATGTATTCTGGCGTTGAGGCTAACCTCTATGAACCGTTGGATCAGTTGGATTGGGCAGTGGCTAGGATTAATGGCAATAGCTGCCCCAGCAGCGATCGCGGCGGTACCTGTTGAGTTCACCCCGGCCTCATCGCCAACTCAACTGGCCAAGCAACTGGGTGTTGCCCAAACTGCCCAAACCTGTGGGTCGAGTTTCAGGCAGGTTAAAACCCCTGATGGCAGGTCTCTTAAACTGCGATCGCAGCCTCATACGGATGCCAAGATCCTGGGCGAGATTCCCAACGCCACTCAGGTGCTGTTTAATCTCAGCAATCGGGATGGCAATTGGGCAGAAGTCACTATCCCAGGGGGGAAAACGGGTTGGGTGGCTACCCAATTTTTAGTGGAGCATCCTATCTCGACTCAAGTTCCGGCAAGCTTGCGGATCAGAACCCTAGATGGTGGCGCAGTGCATGTACGAGCCAGCCCGATCCCGAATGCAAAAGTCGTCAGCACCCTAGCCACTGGAACCGTTGTGCAATTTCGACAATCCATTGGCTACTGGACAAAGATCGTTGCCCCCCATGGGATCTCAGGTTTTGTGGACAATCGCTTTCTTGTCTGCACCTAGCAGCACGGGATTAAAACACCGTCAGAGCTTTCAAAATGAGGTACGGCTGGATTCCTAGCAGTAGGTATTCACCTGAGTGGGTTAACCATAATCTTCTAGTAATCCCCATCAAAATGATAGAGTGAACCTGTTAAAAAGCATGAACTTGACCTGTATGGCCGCAGTTGACGACAAAACAATTGTCCGGAACTACTTTAACTCCACTGGGTTTGATCGCTGGCATCGCATCTATGGAGACGGCGAAGTTAACAAGGTTCAGCTGGATATCCGGAAAGGACATCAGCAAACGGTTGATACAGTTCTAGACTGGCTCCAACAGGATGATAACTTACCATTACTGTCGATCTGTGACGCGGGGTGTGGAGTCGGTAGTCTGAGTCTTCCCCTGGCAGCCGCTGGAGCCAAGGTATTTGCGAGCGATCTCTCGGAAAAAATGGTGGAAGAGGCCAAGGCTAGGGCGGAAGCTACCCTCAGCTCTACCCAGAATTTAACCTTTGCAGTTCAGGACTTAGAGGCGTTGCAGGGACTATTCCATACGGTCATTTGCCTGGACGTGTTGATTCACTATCCCCAGGAAAAGATGGCAGAGATGATTGCCCATCTCTGCTCCCTGGCAGAGTCAAGGCTAATATTCAGCTTTGCCCCCAAAACCCTGGCCT
This region includes:
- a CDS encoding SH3 domain-containing protein, translated to MNRWISWIGQWLGLMAIAAPAAIAAVPVEFTPASSPTQLAKQLGVAQTAQTCGSSFRQVKTPDGRSLKLRSQPHTDAKILGEIPNATQVLFNLSNRDGNWAEVTIPGGKTGWVATQFLVEHPISTQVPASLRIRTLDGGAVHVRASPIPNAKVVSTLATGTVVQFRQSIGYWTKIVAPHGISGFVDNRFLVCT
- a CDS encoding SMI1/KNR4 family protein; its protein translation is MPFLESLHSAVQSHTGQFSCSEINREENTKVVHFRHVGLPPDAGLVIPKIQGLEEFYGTYSQLTLYFEEESGDAAYFIASPSQWEELNSDFRPWLDVIDEEEVDEFLPNWINDCIVIGEIPRSGNYLLVPTVGSDAGKVFEFEHDGFEFLELGLSLPDFVARTLDLDSGRLTAIASHIRFITPTENRQWWIEELRDNRGNVICSEA
- a CDS encoding type II toxin-antitoxin system PemK/MazF family toxin, whose translation is MVVIITSNIQLAEAPGNVLLPQGATGLSRDSVANVSQILTVDKTFLVECIGSLPSGLQEEIDDGLRTILYL
- a CDS encoding NACHT domain-containing protein, translating into MKKSFVPLLFNMSEQVYGWKRFWCPRSGSINLADGGYLYDPEGEWGKAYNPDLVIFETISHLPCLALLGESGIGKTQALEMERSKIVSKIQEQGDQVLFLDLRSYGSEDRLVLSLFDSPVFKEWQTGTHRLHIFLDSFDECLLRVDTLATLLVDEFKRYHNEVHRLCLRIACRTAVWPAVLEEGLKEIWGENSVGVYELAPLRRIDVIEAAKAERCSPDDFLKEVNQKNIVPLAIKPITLRFLLNTYHRHGGRFPPNQRLHELYLEGCKLLCEVISESRRASNQRGNLDVDQRLIVAARIAAITIFANRFAVWTGVDQGNVPIEDALLQNLCHGYETANGREFEITRVVIEEVLDTGLFSSRGLHRMGWAHQTYAEFLAAWYLVQHEMPLAQITGLIFSSEEPDCKLIPQLHETAAWIASMRMDVCQEIIETDPDVLLRSDIPTDSDLREAIVTNLLMQYEQEKLYDYERNQYRNYGKLKHPGLAAQLRTYLQDPTKQINARDTAIDIAEVCEVSELQEELVNLALDSSQSIYLRVSAAKALCSIGDAGTRLRLKPLAIEQLPEDEDDRLKGYALRALWSDLLTAEELFSVLTRPKKRNFLGSYQIFIDLELVPRLQPDDFVVALNWLGNQGIRCFGYLFEKLGNAILLKAWENLELPGIAENFTRVALVQWKEHQRIITDDDKLQQQFASSLLNDSEKRHTLIEQAVLIISETEEDPYFLLSSLTENILISEDIFWMLEKLQNSNFEKAEKIWSQLLKWSFNRQDVNQIDAIVVATQTNNSLQEVFASYFAPIELNSIQAEKLRSDYLRMQERQHRRQNPPLLDPPPRERVLQLLEKLESGDLSAWWQLNREMTLKPDSRRYINELELGLTKLNGWMEADEVTQKRIIEGAKKYIHQYTDVAYDWIGTNTYNRPVLAGCRAFQLLLKESPNFLDNLSSEIWKKWAPVIIAAPSSNQHEDLYLEIVKCAYVNAPQESINTLITLIDKENQEHDYIFVISRFDKCWDERLKLALLEKAKDPTLKPKCIGQLLEELLKQGLTEARDFAKSLISFPLPLAENEREKALIAARVLVENSDPSSWSFIWVFIQRDSSFGREVFELVAYHYSHGIQLNLTETQLADLYIWLVHEYPYDEDPDHSNEVMAYSVTARDGIVDLRGGVLSKLKERGTLQACAEVQRLIQELPSITWLTKTLIDAQVNMRRKTWQPPQPEQILQLVSSQLNDQNMNIQTGVLIMQGNLNFGGSVGAVNVNSTVHGDQIGTQHSYASEQNLVEAFYEIKQIFNRLTQTYPASTESEQQIVVAEAVKEVKQNPTLLKRVKVGGQAFIFEAVQKASDQWWVSPFVKAIEVGIKGE
- a CDS encoding type II toxin-antitoxin system VapC family toxin, which translates into the protein MQYLLDTCVISDFIKGEAGTKIRLKQTPPVDIAVSAITVMELRYGLALNPQRAQKVEPAISSFLSSVTILPFSTVEAEQAAQIRAVLKSQGQPIGAYDVLIAATALQHNLLMITANQREFDRVPGLQTENWRQP
- the bchM gene encoding magnesium protoporphyrin IX methyltransferase: MNLTCMAAVDDKTIVRNYFNSTGFDRWHRIYGDGEVNKVQLDIRKGHQQTVDTVLDWLQQDDNLPLLSICDAGCGVGSLSLPLAAAGAKVFASDLSEKMVEEAKARAEATLSSTQNLTFAVQDLEALQGLFHTVICLDVLIHYPQEKMAEMIAHLCSLAESRLIFSFAPKTLAYSLLKKIGEFFPWPE
- a CDS encoding sulfite exporter TauE/SafE family protein — its product is MFNIFLPLLLIGLVAGIAGGMFGIGGGAIMVPAMVLLMGMDQKLATGTSLAAQILPIGLLGAVVYYRENHLNLRDALLIAVGLLVGNYFGALFANQTFITSELLKKLYGFFLLAIGLRYVFWR